The Episyrphus balteatus chromosome 3, idEpiBalt1.1, whole genome shotgun sequence genome segment TTtacttttaaacaaatttaacggCATAAAAGCTATAcaactacaacaaaaaaaacttaccatGTATCCCTTTACCCTTTATAGACTAACAGagttgtgttttctttttccaATAAATTCATGCAAATCCTTAGAAACATAGTTTATTATTACAGAACATAAAtgtataaatttatttgtttgtaaaataatataaatgtatATCGATTTGCGTGTGGAAGCAAAAGTTTGATGGATTTAATCTGTTCTTGGGAAGATCATATTAATATGGATCAAACCAAATTCAATACAGAAGCTTCTCTCTATGAATAAAATACTATCgccagagtttttttttttttttaatagaagttagATTCAGTCGGTCAGATCGCTTGTTTAATAAATCTAaagcttattttaattttcgttcgAAAGCTTGTGACTTAAGAATTACTGatatatttgcttttaataatttataaaaattttataatttagccCTATTGATCCAGTTTATAACCTTACATaattatctcaaaaaattttaaatcaactatATAGATTTAGTATGGAATCTAAAATTTCGTTCCATCTGCATACTAAGTAAATATTtcatccaaaatatttttttttgcttgaatagTCTTAGAGGCGATGACGCGCTGTCGGAAAATTTAGGAAGTGGTGTTATAATCAAATCCTGAGAATGTAAACCTATGaatcaatttcttttaataCTTTAGAAAGTGGAAGTTTTGTTTGGGGCTGGGCGCGACTTGCAATCGTCTGTGCAAAGCCGCATTTAATAGACTTTGACAGCTGGATCTCTAGCTAGCCGTCTATAATTTTTGTACTTCAATACGGAGACTACCTTCAACTTGGGGTGTCTGCATGTAACTTTGTACAATCACTTGACCCTATACAATCGAGCAGTAAGAGTAGACGACTATTGGTTAATGTCCTGGGGCTCCTGTCGCTCCATGAGAGATTAGGGttgaattccttttttttttgttccaaaactCACTATGAgggaaaagtgaaattaattttttttcgagtgGAATCTATTTCACGTGAAACCGAAAATGTACTGATTATGAGAGTTAAACAAAAACGAAAGCAAACGATAGGCAAATACGAGTCAATTATAatagaaattagttttttggttaaaattcaTTCTGTTTTCctgaggttgttttttttttttgtttgcacttttaaaggttttgtttTCCTTCTCGCCACAAAAggttaaacaaattttcactCTGAAGTAATTTTAGATTTAAGGATTCCTCCGGATTCACTCCAGACTTTTATGTTATTTccatttataataataataataataatttaactatatgcctgtaagacctaaggtcttttaaatgcaactgcacggcactagttagaaggaatagaaagataggaaagattttttgttggtacagtgaattgagaataagatgattattaACTCATATAGTCCCACGGGTGGTTTCCAAGCTGGGGGATTaagaaaagaatgctgcctgaggtagggctcgaacccacaaccttcaggttagcagtcaagtactacatccactgcaccattgCCACCCGCTATCATTTGCCACaagttatcatttttttttatttcgtagcAAAAATACTGGGAAATACTGGTATCTCTTAGCTCTTACTGATactgctatttaattttttttttttgtttcatcacttcagaagcaaaattaattttggggaaacaaaaaatcatgtAGGTATAACAGCCATATTCCCCTGAAAAATAGATTGCCAATTTGTAATGAATTCCCAGTGAACATTGAGtatcaataattttaaaatacatgaaAAGTGAGAATGGTATAAAGGGAAAATTGCGTCTTCTTCTCATATAACGGTTTCAAGTAAGAAATTGTCTTCACAACGCTTCTaacaacttttattaaattttgtggaTATAAACATGAAAacgatttaaataaaactgaatAAATGGTTTTCCTCAATAAACTCGTAACTGAAACATGGTTTTGTCGTTCTTTGTTTTTGCGaaatttgagttatttttttgtatttctttttcatttatgtCCAGTTTTTACAATctcgattttaaattaatttaattgtcTGATTAATTTAGCTCTTCAATAAACCGAGTTGAATGCTTTATGACCTTACGCCTAACAAAACTATTTGATGTTAATTATTActatatgaaaaagaaaaacaaatcatCATGCTTTTTAGCGATGTGTATTGAATCAAGAactatacactcctgctcaaaattgaggcacacctcttttattttatagttaGACCCTTGTATCTtcttttaaaaagatttaaaattgtagtttgtattttgtgtgtgtttgatTATTGTATATCAAGTCGATTACAGAGCTGtcatttcgaaatttaaaaaaaacatgataaaaaacattatttgagttcaaaaaacatgatttataaaaatacagaAGAGGTAAAAAATTGTACAACCACATCGAAACGAGCGAGGAACTAAACAATTAATTtcgaatatttatttattatttttaaatcacaaAGAAGGCAggaataaaacataaataagtCCATAATTTGTACTCATTAAGGTATAACTAAAACGAgcactttttgtaaaaagtgggaaatttacataagtaaaaaaaaattgtttcttcctAGCGCAgtgattctaaaaaaaaaactaccaaaattgtgtttggaaccaaaaaataagttttcggCATACCTACTTGGTTTTCATTTTTCGGTCTGAAAACTCTcacaaaatgaatttgaaaatgttcacttttagCTAAAAGTGCATAACTACATATGCCTTTAAGGTTAATTTCATATAAACGGACTTCAGGTATGGAGTTATGGCTTACAAAATGATTGTTAAGTCTGAACTACATTGGCTCTGAAAgtgcaaaagtacaaaagtgaacattttcaaacgcatttttatatagtttttcgggctggaaaattaaaacaaatgatgcagaaagcttattctttggtttaaaaaacaatttctatactctttttcacaaaaaaattgcgctagccagaaaaaaatatcgttctacaaaaaagggcCCCAGAAAACTGATATTGACCCCTATTTCGGTTgtcgtttgtactaaaacgaCAGATCAAGGTGTCATTCATCTGAGCACGAGGAGTTGCTGTAATTTTCTTCGTCATTACAGTGAAGGTGCTTTGAAAATTGAGATAGAGCTTAagctcattctttttgcatatTTGCACTGTCTACATTGTAAGGagtcaacaaaaacaaaacagacaGTTTGTTCATTTGCAGCTTAATGTTTTATATCCAATCTTACTGGCTGAATACCCTACAAAAATAGACTGCAGCTGAgataaaagttgaaaattcttcaacttgcgctacaagctacacCACTGCATTCAGGGagttagctaaaaaaaaaaaatgaataaaacaaatcataGACATGGCATAACAATTTATTAATTAGAAAAAGTTATACAATCTTCAATATATTTCATATCgcttaaatcttaaaattatAGATTTAGTACTAAAAGTACGTTTTATAGAAACTATCAATACAATAGACCAAGTAGTGCAAaagggaaaaaataattattatcaggaaaacacaattaaaataaattaaaaaatacgtcCAAACAATATGGAACGGagttctttttttcttgcttttttttatataaaaataagtcgttttttttttagttaaattcaCTCTTTCCATCGCAGGCGACTATTTTAACTTTGTCGACCTTGGCAAACTCATGGACCTCTCGGAATTCAACGTCGTTCAACATAAGTGTCCAGACGTTGTCACAGAATCGATACGTATTCAATTTGTTTGCCTTGAATGTGACACGAGCCTTAACCCGTTGATTGAGTGCAGTGTTAATGCATTTGTCGAATTGTAGTAGAACTTTAAATGCTAATGCGGGTGTGATTTGTCCAAACTGCGGGtaggttttaaattaattttttattttaataaattaaagacAAAAGGAAGAATGCAACAAATCAAGtagaaataaaaatgattttttttttaattcttacctGAATAAGTTCATCGAGGCTTTCTTGGAGTGTATTTCCAAGAGTGGTATTTCTGTAGAGTTGATAAGACATTTTGagtttaagtttttataaattatttaattgagATAAgtagaatttgtttttatttaattgaacgAAGTTAcaaattgtttacaaaaattaatgaaagaaCTTCTGACTTCTGAGAATAATTGCAAGCAAACGAAATTGTCAgaaacagaaagaaaattttacttGAAGTGAAGTTGGTTGGGGTTGATGGATTGAAAGCGAGGGAAATGTCAACTATTAACGCCCCACAAAATAATTTCCCTGATGTTTTTTAAAGGGTGTTTCAAgtcaaaagaattttgatatatttttttaaatctgaatttTAAGTCCACGAGTTTTAACAAAATCTGATTGTCAGatggaaatggtaacggagttacgaataacagagttacgcgcgacagagttacggccgtcaaagttacgcgaaactgaagttacgaaaaactagagttacgagttttaaagttatgttaagctatgacatgtgatttttgggttggcaacaattgcgaggaacgatttGGAATTATGGagacataaataagagaatatcgatacgtaggtgcaatattagttggacaaataagaagttaatttcaattatgtcccccaaacttacataagtatacttatgtttttttttctatttcaaagtttttgcgatcttctcacaataACAAAACCATacatgtatatctatacctattcaatcaaaattttacaagattaaataacacccattttcgctttactcatttagttctgaccaatgagaaaaatgttaatctcttgtttgtatttccataattccatatcgttcctcgcaattgttgccaacccaaaaatcacatgtcatagcttaacataactttagaattcgtaactctagtttttcgtaacttcggtttcgcgtaactttgacgctcgtagcTCTGTCGCCCGTatctctggtattcgtaacttcgtcggtttccctgTCAGATGatgtatgtacctacatcaaatgttatttaacaatttaattgGTTAAGCTTACTATTTTctgggccagttgtacaaacgtggttcagcatTGGTTCAGGAGTTTAACTTAGTGGATTAGCTGTGGTTAAACTTTGATTCAAGCATGAATTAGGCTGTTTTAACATTATATGGAACTCGATACAGTATTTAACCTTAGCtttaccaccgatttcagaaaATAAAAGGTGATGAAccaataattaaatatttgtacaactgggccccagtgtaggtaggtaggtacacaaCCATTTTAACTCCGCAACGTCCCGTTAGTTTGTAAGTGctgaaagaatttatttttgtagacaCAGTgagttgaatttaatttttacatttagtAGGTATTGATTGCAAAAGGATTTGGTTTAAATACCtatagaaatacaaaattttgttttactctTTGTTTCCGAAGACAAAGTTTAATGCATATGATTGCACTTCAGAAGAAAAAAAGCATTATTGTACttctaataacattttataaaaaaaaacttttgggcTAATACTACAAAAGTGAATTGCAAATAATCTCATTTCAAATGTAATTTCCTTTACGATTTGACACATGAAATGAGATAAGCTGTCTTTCTTTGGACTCCAGTAGGTATCTactgaaaattactttttagtacttttcAATGCATTCaaacacacttttttttaaatagaagaaATGCTCGTCCATGTcttctattttaaaaaatgcatccAGAAGTACTTCGAAGTAAATATATACTTGAGTCCAAAGGATGTTCaattgggctctagtgaaaacaggctataaccCGGAATTTATTTACcatcttttattttcaaagccACTTATCAAAAAACAGgaaatctgtcaaatctcatacagaattaaaaattatctgttttaaaTGGTGACTTTTAATGTAGAGCGAAAAATTAGAGCAAATATGATTAATTTTGCCATCCACTGATGGTGACCCGTGTTTTAGGAAATAAAGAATCCAGGGCAAAAACGGCACATATCCACtttatgtcaaaaataaactaatgatgaggtcttgtagtatttactgagcactatctGATAGCAACCTTACttctataaaacaaatttaagccttgctgaaaaaataaataaattgtgagCTTTTggtactaagttgtatggagaagaaaattttaaaatgcgtttttcacgaaatgagttggaatggacttatgccatttttcccctggacccttcaaatgattttaaattattgttgtcatttttttccattttctaccaattttattaataaccaCCGATCTTTAAAAATGCATGCATAAGTGCATGCTTGATTGCTTGGTACAGTGTCAGAGTTGCTAGAGAATTTGGCTGGGCACTAATGTGCCCTTGATTTATATAAAAGAAGTATTATTATTTATCATTAGAGTAAAAAATTTAAGCTGAAAAAAATACCACtcatcccaagtaacaatttggcTTGCATAAGGTCTAATTTTTTCGATTGGACAAGCTATAGTTTATAAAGgtttagtttaaaataaaatatttcccagaacaacagaaaaagcaattgcaatggcaaaaaaaagaagaaaaaaacaaaataaaaaaaaattaaaagaaaaaaaaagaaaattcaataaaatcttttttttttattcataaattcaacatcttataacaacctgTATAAGGCCTTCTTATTATAGCATCCTAtgcaaatgatagtttccttagcAAAGCTATAGCCTCGCTaaaatgttttgttgttttgtaaaaaggcctgcatgaggtcgttttacgctgttcgtcacaagctattagcttgtggattacgTGTGGAGGAAGGTCTTGAGGAAATTATGTAATGTGCGCCTTCTTCTTACACAAGCCAAAAAATAGTTTGCATTGAACCTTTTATGCAAGTTAAATTGTTACTTGTGattgccaaacattttttccctCTGAAATCGAAGCCAtacaaatttgagaaaaaaaaaaatgattctgtTTAGCTTATGAAAATGTGATCGAATTTCAATAATGATCTCCAAAAGGGatcacagtatttttatttgaacagTACCAATCGtactttaaaaaagtaacttCATTTCATCATTTAACAAAATGATTTTCACAGAAAACACATTCATACAAATAATTCttacttcaaaataaaaagtacgcatacgccctGTAGTCCCGGAATGAATTTTCTTCATACACAACAGTGTTGcacaaaaattatcttttactTTCATTTTAACTTGTTCTATAACAagtaaaaaaatcgaggttttgataaaaatcaacaaacaaTTGCGattatgaaattgaaaaaaagtggttatCGTTAAGTcgtacagataatttttgagttatttctAAGACTCGctgtctttttttgttttgttttaatatctGAATTTTAATATAGTATGTATATCTCCAATACAACGCTTTCTGAAACtaaactgaaatttttttcgaagattGCAacaatttcgattaaatttagtgtaGCGTAATGAGTAATTATAACTAAACTGCATTTTTAATTAGATCCGTTTTTAAGTTTGTCAGCTTTTCCATATGGTTTTCCATATTGCTAATGCTAATActgatcataaaaaaaattcaattttccttcTAGGGATTCACTGAAAACAAGCTTAACTAACAAATTTAAAGCTAGTCGAACTTTTTCGGAtgcgattcaattcaaaatCAAAACCTTCAATCCTTTAATTTACTTCAGATTTGTactgattttttaataatagtCTCAGTTATGCTTGACTTAAACTGTTAAATGAATCATAATTCTCAACGATATTAATCAATCATTTATAAAACTCATTAGCTTCTACGACCATCACCTTCTTATTTCTTACCTTGCAGCCAGCGTAATGCAGCATTCAAGTACTTAAACTTAATGGTATATAATTTCCTTTGTTAACGCCTGATTATTACTCACGCCGGCAAACAGTTGACCTGCTTTGAGTCCGATGATACCTATTTACCAAAGGTTTGTGAGATTGTGTGAATCTTATAATCAAAGCCCTGAACTCGCTGTAACAATATATACAATGAActtcattttttacttttattttgtttatgattGTTTTGGTAAATACAAATTTCCCTTATATTGAGTCATTGCATAAATACCCAAAGAAAGTGTGGATCCCAGATTCAACTATTTTAAATCTCTGACTTTTTTTGGTTCAACCAAAAAAAGAGAGTGTGTGCTGATTAACGTGACACGATTTTTATTGTTATGAAAGAAACAATATAAGTTTTACCACCACACCGTGTTCTGAATAatcttgatttgttttattacaAAGAAACCAACAAAAGAATTGAGTGATAAATCGCAACACACCTCATTTTTTGTCAATATATCAGCCAGACACGAGTAGGTTGTTTTGTACATAAATTATTATCTATCAATTAAAAACATCACAAACTACACAGATTTTTTTGATTACTATTTTTTCGTGTGAAATTTTTCGTAGTTTGGTTCTCTACGGAAAATTCCCTGAAGTTCCTAGGTAGCTGCTTTAAAGGATGAGATTCCTGCTTTATGTACAGGTGAAATAGGCAAAGATGAAACAGACAGCAATGCATAAAATtcttaaacatatttttggtcTAAGTTTCTTCGAGGGGTTAAATTATTTGCGAGAAAGGCTCCATAACAActgacataatttttgtttatttttaaacttggtgaaaaagtttcttttgttataagactgaaaaatcttaaaagtaTACAAACAAATCTTCAGTCAAAGGGTATTTTTCTTTTAGAGAAAAGATGAAACTCAGAATTTGTACCATAAAAACTGTgacaaaaatgacatttcaataaaaattggtagaaatgttttattttcggCAAAAACtgaatctaagcagtctataaaaatatttaagagtGTATTTTTGGGAAATAAAGGAATTCTGCGATAAGTCCGTTCAATCAATGGTATAGTACCCTTGAAAtggtattaaaaatgttgtttttgccatgggaactacgaataaaatatgtaaaaggGTTTTATTTTGAGGTGTAGAACAAATGTGGGTCAATTTCAAAATCTAAGTAGTAAtaatggtaccctattgaaatttagaatTAGGTTACATTTGAGATTGGAAGAAAGAAtttaagtgtctataaaaatatcatagtTAAAAAGGTATTTgattggaaaaaatattaatgttttGTAGTAACGTTTGATTTCATTGCATTGTTGGGCtccagaaaaattaaatggattGTTTAAATGCGAAgtataaattagttttaaaactgCACTACAAAACAGTAGGTACAAGCGATCTTTTGAGGGCTTTTAaaatcaggggccccaaaatataaatacaattttttttgagacaAACAGGTATATTTATTATAGGGATGGCACTTAAAAGAAGTACACTTGATACATAAATATtcttatcaattttaattgtACCAGAGAATAAATAATACTTACTGAAGACCTAAAGGAGTTCTTTTACATTCCAATACCTGCAACAAAATCGCGTGTACGCAGATGCCTAAAAACTGCAGGAGAAAAAGTAATGCAATTTTAATAAATCCGGCGAAACCTTTTGGTccttttttgatgttttttttttgttgtaaaaattgGCTTTACTATAACCAAGATTCAaccatttttgatattttatttttgtacactattttatacaaaaagctACAGTTGTTAGCATTAATAAAacttaatggaaaaaaaaattgttaattgaGTAAGAATCTTTTTGGATCTCCTCCCGCTCCCGCATAGTATATTTTTACTGCACCCGCAAAGAAGAATTATATTTGCGCTGGTTTCTCACTGTTAGTAGGTTTTATAGGAACTTTTTATGTAGCAATAGCAgtttggcttcaaaaatcgaaagcaaaatttttagttgGGTACTCCAACCTTTAACAAATACCAAAacgaaagtgaaaaaaatgcatgtacatatttttcttaaatagaaaatttaagagaaaaagagccccaaaattttgtttgacttttCTTGCTTAGGTAGGCATAAAGTTTTAGCTTTTTATAGATCTCTCGAACATCACCCCTGGCCAAagcattttcaacaaaatatgcAAATAGCAATTTCAACTCAATGATTCGCTGATAACAAAAGTTCTGACGGCCTCTTGCAATAAAAGCTAATCGACTACGAAACATAATAATATCCGATTTTAGACGTGTGGCTTTAAAGAGATATGTATGTTTAGGTCTTTCCCTTACTTTTGAAACGACATGACCAATTTCGTTGATATAGCAGGAAATTATTCCATTTCAACCCTTCTCTGAAAGTGAGTTCTGCGATCGCATAACTataatattgataaaaatagtCACCATTTGGCCTCTTCGCCTCGTCAAGGCTTTTCCTATAAAAAAGGAAATGTTACCCACATTTGGAGACTTCCTTTGTTAAAGCTTTGCTTAAGCGATAAATTAAAAGTaggttaaaagaaaattttaaataaaaatatttaaagtgaATCGCAAAATTCTTATCTTTGTcacaaatacttaaaaaaaagcgTGCCCACTATTAACTTTCCTAATAATAGAAAAACCAATCAACCAGATAaggaattatttattattaattattcccCCTACATAACAATTAATGAAGAAGTATTCGcttatatgtaggtataccATAAAATGACTGATAAATTACaaattatagcaaaaaaaaaacatacaaacgaAAGacttgagtgtttttttttttcagtatcaaTCTCAAGACCTAGCTCGCTGTCGCTGCCGCAATCCATGATGAAAATGCGCAAACGTTGCATAAACATTCGAATGCTTGGTTTGCTTATAAATTACAGAACAGCTGTGTGCGcgaattaggtttttttttttttttttgttgtcttccGAAACAACTTGGCCGGCTGACGCGGTGACGCGACGTCGACAAACGGCTGCTGGCTGGCTGGCTGTTGCTGTACCAAAGCTATATCTCTCACTTAGAATTTTAAGTCTTAAAGTTAGGGAGAGAGAGAGAATAAACAAGTATCGTATATCTGTAACTAGTATATGAGTTAAATTGTTACGTATGCCATCATCAGTGCCCAGATTGCCAGCCAAACGTCTTTGTCTCCTCTCAATCTGGTTTTTGTATCACGAACGAATGTTGGTTTGAATCTCGAGTTTATTGAGGGGGCTCTACGTGTGGGGTAGGGCTTAGAGATAGATACAAGACGGGCAGACGAGGGCGCTGACGCTGCTGTTGAACTTTACTGGCTGGCTTGGCTGGCATTCTGCTAGCACTGCCATCAGAGCTATAATATTGTGAGAGTGTGCTTGTTTTATAGTTTAGTTGTGTTGTATGCCAGTCAGCTTCAGACGCACGTACCACTTATTCTGTCAAATATAATATGGAACTCTACAAACGCCAACTAGCGACACCGCTCTCAGTCGACATTAATCATAGCTAGAAGCCAGTTGgacttcgtcgtcgtcgttgtctgTGGGTTTTTTTGCTTGCTTGCTGGCTCTAGAGGaaagattttgtatttttactttttaagttCACTCTCTCTGTCTCACTTCCTACCTCTCTCTCGCTATCTATCTTGCCCCTTTTTTTgtctccgttttttttttttgtttcccttAACTatcggtttttttgattttaccaTAATCAAGCGCGCTTTGAAGTTAATATACTTGATATAGTCGCGGTGGTAACTTATCGCGGttaagtggaattaaaaaaacaaggttAAAAGGTGTACAAGAATTAGAGTATACACAGATAGAGCACATGTGTCTTTTTTGTTAATTGTGTCAAAGTTTGTCTGCATTTTTGTCCAAATTTGTCCAAGAAAGAAATCTATCTAAAGTGCTTTTTATAGTGTGATCTCTTAAGAATCTGAGTGGCAAGTGatctgttttaatttatttttattgtgaaataaaaaacgaaacataTCAAACATACCCAATAACCATGGATTACATTGTCAGAGCTTACAAGGATTGGAAATTGCATTCACAAGTAAGCTATTTTGTCATTATTTATAACGTGTAGTCTAGTATAATGTGAAGTACTTTTTAAGTCATTCAACGCCCTCTTTTCTTAAGAGAAACAGTAGTGGAATTAAGTCAGAAGTACTGAAAAGTAGCTCAAACAGGCCCAATGAAATCAAGCTTTATGTCTATTTATACCCATTCTTTGTCTTTGACAGAAACAAAAGAAATGAACAATCTATGGCCTATGCTGGCCTAGCCTATAAATATAAACATTCAAATACTTGGAATAGTCAAATGGAATGATAGTTGTTGTCATTATGGACCATTGTGTGTAGggtttaaattttacttaaatttgtTTATGTATTGAACTTTGACAGTTAACCTTAGGTTTAAAACAAATTGGTCCattcattaaattttgacagcagTTCTGTTTGTGTCCTGaagagaaattttattttaatgtaaaattttaaatactcaTTAATCTTGTCATACTCTCAATAGACTTAAATTAAAAGATTTCACTAAATATTGACTGTCAACTGTCACTATGTGGAAATACTTTTGCATCCATTTCAATATATTTCTACAGGCTGtagaaatagaaacaaaacacgtcttatgttttttataaatatgtggCACCCTGCAGGGAActtgtatgtatataaaaaagctATACTTGTAGCCTGGGAATACCTGATTGATAGTGCCCCAGTGAGTGCaaattaaaagttataaatGAATGACGTGatttcgtttgttttttgtcgttttttttttttttgttaatgatcaaatatattttttttttaaatatttttatttttttat includes the following:
- the LOC129914617 gene encoding transcription initiation factor IIA subunit 2, which translates into the protein MSYQLYRNTTLGNTLQESLDELIQFGQITPALAFKVLLQFDKCINTALNQRVKARVTFKANKLNTYRFCDNVWTLMLNDVEFREVHEFAKVDKVKIVACDGKSEFN